Proteins found in one Pyrus communis chromosome 15, drPyrComm1.1, whole genome shotgun sequence genomic segment:
- the LOC137718754 gene encoding probable inorganic phosphate transporter 1-4 produces the protein MALELLSQLDSAKTKFYHFTAVVISGMGFFTDSYDLFCISLVTKLLGRIYYHVPGSSKPGSLPPNVACAVNGVSLCGTLVGQLFFGWLGDKLGRKRVYGITLMLMVGCSICSGLSLGSSPTSVMATLCFFRFWLGFGIGGDYPLSATIMAEYSNKKSRGAFIAAVFAMQGFGILAGGLVAIVVSAIFGSLYHAEPYSVDPHGSTVPQADYVWRIILMFGAVPALLTFYSRMKMPETPRYTALVAKDQSKACQDMTKVLHIEIKELQQEEHAHINKSSSFGLFSQEFLQRHGKHLLGTATCWFLLDIAYYSQNLFQKDIFSAVGWLPSASSMSALDELFKIARAQTLIALCGTVPGYWATVFLIDYIGRFAIQLIGFFFMTVFMLVLAIPYEHWSRPQYNIGFIVIYGLTFFFANFGPNATTFVVPAEIFPARLRSTCHGISAASGKLGAIIGAFGFLYAAQNQDPAKADPGYPAGIGMKNALFVLAGINVIGFFFTFLVPESKGKSLEEMSRENKDEAEVQTSRV, from the coding sequence ATGGCGCTTGAACTCCTGAGCCAGCTGGACTCggccaaaacaaaattttaccaTTTTACGGCGGTGGTGATTTCAGGTATGGGCTTCTTCACAGACTCATACGACCTATTCTGCATCTCACTTGTCACCAAGCTCCTTGGCCGCATTTATTACCATGTTCCGGGGTCTTCAAAGCCAGGCAGTCTACCCCCAAATGTGGCGTGCGCGGTCAATGGAGTTTCCCTATGCGGAACCCTTGTCGGTCAGCTCTTCTTTGGGTGGCTGGGCGACAAGCTCGGCCGGAAGCGTGTTTACGGCATAACCCTAATGCTCATGGTGGGTTGTTCTATTTGTTCCGGCCTTTCTTTGGGTAGCTCCCCAACTTCTGTCATGGCCACTTTATGCTTTTTCCGATTTTGGCTAGGGTTTGGTATTGGCGGTGATTACCCACTTTCGGCCACGATCATGGCGGAGTACTCCAACAAAAAGAGCCGAGGGGCGTTTATAGCCGCTGTTTTTGCTATGCAAGGGTTTGGGATCTTGGCTGGTGGGCTGGTGGCTATTGTGGTTTCTGCTATCTTTGGTTCTTTATACCATGCTGAGCCCTACTCCGTGGATCCACACGGGTCGACTGTCCCCCAGGCGGACTATGTGTGGAGGATTATTCTCATGTTCGGAGCAGTCCCAGCCTTGTTGACTTTCTACTCCCGAATGAAGATGCCGGAGACCCCTCGTTACACTGCCCTGGTAGCCAAGGATCAAAGCAAGGCGTGCCAAGACATGACTAAAGTGTTgcacattgaaatcaaagagcTGCAACAAGAAGAGCATGCCCATATTAACAAGTCCTCAAGTTTTGGTCTATTTTCCCAAGAGTTTCTTCAGCGGCACGGCAAACATTTATTGGGCACGGCCACCTGTTGGTTCTTGCTAGACATTGCTTACTACAGCCAAAACCTTTTCCAGAAGGACATCTTCAGCGCCGTGGGATGGCTGCCGTCAGCAAGCTCTATGAGTGCCCTAGATGAGCTTTTCAAAATCGCTAGGGCACAAACCCTAATAGCCCTATGCGGCACAGTTCCAGGATACTGGGCCACGGTCTTCCTCATTGATTACATTGGCCGGTTTGCAATTCAGCTAATTGGGTTCTTTTTCATGACTGTTTTCATGCTAGTCTTGGCAATTCCATATGAGCACTGGTCTAGACCTCAATACAATATTGGATTTATTGTCATATATGGCCTAACATTTTTCTTTGCCAATTTTGGACCCAATGCTACAACGTTTGTTGTGCCGGCGGAGATTTTCCCAGCTAGGCTTCGGTCCACTTGTCATGGGATTTCAGCGGCTTCGGGCAAGTTGGGAGCGATTATAGGGGCTTTCGGGTTTCTGTATGCAGCCCAGAATCAAGACCCGGCTAAGGCTGATCCAGGGTACCCAGCTGGAATTGGAATGAAGAATGCTCTCTTTGTGCTTGCAGGAATCAATGTTATTGGGTTCTTCTTTACGTTTTTGGTGCCAGAGTCTAAGGGAAAATCACTGGAGGAGATGTCAAGAGAAAACAAAGATGAAGCTGAAGTGCAGACCAGCagagtttag
- the LOC137717941 gene encoding uncharacterized protein, with protein sequence MQNKFTWPSHEMRLGPSTFLNFSKHFCADFNFIRTGRPSSAPCPSFSAATSAVPTQNDVVSGQTESTQKTQQPLQVAKRLEKFKTTIFTQMSNLAIKHGAINLGQGFPNFDGPEFVKEAAIQAVIDGKNQYARGYGVPDLNNAIAERFKKDTGLVVDPEKEITVTSGCTEAIAATMLGLINPGDEVILFAPFYDSYEATLSMAGAKVKGITLRPPDFSVPIDELRSTISKNTRAILLNSPHNPTGKMFTREELDVIASLCIENDVLVFSDEVYDKLAFEMDHISPASLPGMYERTVTMNSLGKTFSLTGWKIGWAIAPPHLSWGVRQAHSYLTFATSTPMQWAAATALRAPDSYYVELKRDYQAKKAILVEGLKSVGFKVYPSSGTYFVVVDHTPFGLENDVAFCEYLIKEVGVVAIPTSVFYLNPEDGKNLVRFTFCKDEGTLRAAVDRMKEKLRR encoded by the exons ATGCAGAATAAATTCACCTGGCCATCCCATGAGATGCGCCTCGGCCCTTCCACattcctcaacttttccaaGCATTTCTGTGCAGACTTTAACTTTATCAGGACCGGAAGACCATCCTCCGCTCCTTGCCCATCTTTCTCAGCCGCCACGTCCGCCGTTCCCACTCAAAACGATGTCGTTTCAGGTCAAACCGAGTCGACCCAGAAGACCCAGCAGCCTTTACAG gtgGCAAAGCGCTTGGAAAAGTTCAAGACGACAATCTTCACGCAAATGAGTAATCTCGCAATTAAACATGGAGCAATAAACCTTGGGCAAGGCTTCCCCAACTTTGATGGTCCAGAGTTTGTAAAGGAAGCAGCTATTCAGGCTGTTATAGATGGGAAGAATCAATATGCCCGCGGATATGGGGTTCCAGACCTTAACAATGCCATTGCCGAGCGATTCAAGAAGGATACTGGACTTGTTGTGGATCCTGAGAAAGAAATAACTGTCACCTCTGGGTGCACAGAAGCAATTGCAGCAACTATGCTGGGGTTGATAAATCCTGGTGACGAGGTTATCCTCTTTGCTCCTTTCTATGATTCATATGAAGCTACTCTATCCATGGCTGGTGCTAAAGTAAAGGGTATCACATTACGCCCTCCTGATTTTTCTGTTCCCATTGATGAGCTCAGGTCCACAATCTCAAAGAATACTCGTGCAATTCTTCTAAATAGTCCACATAACCCTACTGGAAAAATGTTCACTCGAGAGGAACTCGATGTGATTGCATCACTCTGCATCGAAAATGATGTGTTGGTATTCAGTGATGAAGTTTATGATAAGTTGGCCTTTGAAATGGATCACATTTCACCGGCCTCTCTTCCTGGAATGTACGAGCGTACAGTAACCATGAATTCGTTGGGGAAAACATTCTCATTGACCGGGTGGAAGATTGGTTGGGCTATAGCTCCACCACACCTGTCATGGGGAGTTCGGCAGGCACACTCTTATCTCACATTTGCGACCTCCACGCCAATGCAATGGGCAGCTGCAACCGCTCTCAGAGCTCCAGACTCCTACTATGTGGAGCTGAAAAGAGATTACCAGGCAAAGAAGGCGATTTTGGTAGAGGGATTGAAATCTGTCGGCTTCAAAGTGTATCCATCAAGTGGTACCTACTTTGTGGTTGTTGATCACACACCTTTTGGACTGGAAAATGATGTTGCATTTTGCGAGTATCTGATCAAGGAAGTTGGAGTGGTGGCAATCCCCACCAGCGTATTTTACTTAAACCCGGAAGATGGAAAGAATCTAGTAAGGTTTACGTTCTGCAAAGACGAAGGAACTCTTAGGGCCGCCGTTGACAGGATGAAGGAAAAGTTGAGAAGATAA